The Clavelina lepadiformis chromosome 1, kaClaLepa1.1, whole genome shotgun sequence genome segment CatagctaaaatcaattttgcatacccattcccATAACATAACTGCTTATCTTTAACagcaggctgcgtgacctacatacggtgaaGTAGTCACTTCATAATTCTTGAAGGGGATGTTGAAATACTTGAACACCAAGGTTAGGTTCTCTGCTCCTGGCCACCCAGACTGCAGAGCACAGAGTATGGCAGGAGAACACCTAGGATTTTTTGGCCAAAACGTTATTGTTCAACAGGAGAAAAGCGATCTCTCTAAAAAAGAAGACTAattttttctctgttttttgttgtaaaagaCCGTACCTTGCCTACCACAAATGCTGGACAGGCTTGGGCCATGATTCGCAGTGCACACCCGCTGCTTCCTGGTAAATCTGTACGCCAGAATTTTGCTGCTGCACCCCCACGATCTTggcgaaaactgccataatCTGCGGTCTGGCCAGCAATCATTGCCCCTGACACCCATAACCAAGttgtattttaaaagttatttacatTCAAATTTAAAGCCATATGCACTAAGAAATGGGTTATTTAAGTGCATGTCCTGAAAATTGCAGCCTGGTGATGACTGCCATATGACTACTCTTAAAGAGGTCATTAAAAGTACTATCAAATCCTACCTTCAATTCCTCAAATAAATAATGGTAAAGGCAATGTCTGTTTTACTGGCTGACGATtaccgaatttggaaaaagctacTTTGGTAAACAGCTAGCCGGTTACAAAAttggtattttcttacttcatTAAACAGCGGCCGGTGAAGCACACACTTATTTTACAGGTCGCCATTTACCAAAGCAGAAAATTACGAATACAGTAGGCTAGTCAGTGAATTGAAATGtgtgctaattttcaacttaaaacagCGTACTAATTCATGcaaagtgtaaattaacctaaaactaatcccctctGACCCAATTCTTACTTCTCATGAGTAAATTACTAAGTTAGGTTGCAAATTCAAATAAATGctgtttttcaacttaaaatatcagtttttttccaaagtttGAATTAATTAAAACTAATCCCCTACGACCCAAAATTTTACCTTTCATGACTAAATCAGATCAAAAGTAAATATAgacaaaaaaagtcaaaaaatagcAAGATTCGAACCCGAGACCTTCAGCATACGAGTCCCGTCGCTAACCACTACACGACAGGGCTACCATATGTCCTCCTTTAGGAGGATTTGTCCTCTGttctaaagaaaaacaaattgtcCTCCAAGGACActgaaaaatgcccaaatgtccTCCTTTTTAGCATTTTGCGTtttcttgcttatattttcgacagaattatatgtttatgtgacttttcggcatgaggcctaagtcaagtcgagtGACTTTTCAGTGAGGGCATGAGGTATAGTCATTTTtcttatcattgttttaatttagacaaacataaaatctaaataaagctaagcaataatgccaaagaggaacactgtgttttctgatgaactgcggcagaagtatccttgttttagaaaaagacgtaatgattttgaagctgaatgcattacttgtgcattTTGTGTataattatccaaaaacatcTGATAAAtcctttaaacgtaaaactttatttgcattgtacttgctggagaaattgtcctctttttggcgatgaaaatatggtaggcctactacACGACAGTATTGTCTTCTTCTTACCGTATAAAACGAGAGTGATAAACCAATTAGTGAAAATCTGTCAGTCACCGTATTATGATTCAACAACTTCACTGGTTACAACGAACACCactgaaatagtcactttgaaCGGTAAAATCTTTGAAACTGTTATATGGAAGTGAACAGTACCTGATAACCTGTTAAAACTGCTTCTGAGCTGTGTCCTCAAGACAACTTCATCATTTTTCAACAATGGCGGATTTGCAatgatttgcaaaaatttagaCGAAAATAATTCTGTCTGTTGatttataagtttttttaCACCAATAGAGATGAAGAATTTTTCTGCCCAACCATAATTTATTTACACTACATATTCAAAATTCATCGTTTTCTTTGATTAATTTTAGTTTAGCAGCCTATTGCTTAGCAACTTGTGAAATAGTTCACAGAAATTTGGTTTTCTACAACTTCTGATTTTCACTACAGTTGCAATTCCGCCCAATTGAGGTGGAATTTTATACACTTAGCTTAGTGTTTTTCATACCTAGTTTCCAAAATAGGAAATCTGGAGAGAGAAAATTGGGTTTATTTTGGCTTTGCAGTGCCACCCTGGAAAGTTTGCAATGTGCAGCTTGTGTATCAACTGTTCATTTAAAGACAACAAGATCTGCACATTTGTGGACAAAAGTAACATATCTGCACTTGCCTATATTTTGGAACATGACCGAACTTTAAGTACTGTATGTTTCGTACAAAAGTAGGCTGCATTCACACATTTTATAGCCATTATACGTGCATTTTCATAGAAAAATCAACAATGACTGCACACTTGCAAACTTTTCATTCTGGTCTGATTGTATAAATGATGGTAGGATGACACAAAGGGTGCCAATATTAATTCCATCAATGGAATAGTATCACCACCGGAAAATAGCCTATCTTAACTTTTGCAACAAGACCATCGTTGAATAAAATAATGCAAACATTATATTGAGTTACCAGTAACAATGATGTCATATATCACATATGATATGTGACCATATCATTGTGTACTTTCTCATAGCTTTGTTACTTAGTTTGTGATGATGTGTCATCATAAATTTGTGGTAAAAACACAGAATTGAACTACATTtactttttatctttttgtaGCTTATGGCGAGTAGGATACCAACAGCTGTGCCAAGtcttaaacaatttttgaaacgCCAAGAAGTGTTGGGTCTTTATAGAGACATCATCCGAGCAATAAATAATTTCGATAACAAGTCTGATAAGAATTATTTTCTGGCTTGGACTAGagaagaatttaaaaaatacaaatatgaaaCTGACGGAGATGTGATCAACTTTCAGATTGCCAGGGCTCGAAAAACGTTAAAAGACTTGTCAGTTTCAATGAATTTATCTAAATAGTAGTATTTATAAAGTTATTAACATTTCATTCAAGTGGTGATTGTTGTTGACTTTGggaaatttgaaattgttttgcttCACTATTGTAGCAAGGCGCATCACAATGTCACAAAGAGATGTTATTGTGAAAAGAGCAGAAGCTCGAAGAAAAAAGCTTCTGATCAATTCGCAGTCTAGAATGCAAAGACTTCTTGGTGAAATTCCTGTGAAGGATGATGATAATATTCCCAACCAACCCTTGCCTTCAGTAGAAGATGTCCAAATTAAGGAAGATCATTCTTATGTGGACACAAAATCAGAAGAGATTGTTGCTGAAAATATGTTCAACAAATCGGACATCTGTTCTGCAAAGATGATTCAAGATGGTGTTAGTTTTTTAAGTTCTACCCAAGACGAAGCCAAAGTTAATGATGATGGTTTAAGCTTCAAGCATGGTAACCAGTCGTCACTCTCTGCTATCACATTGTACAGTTGTGCTTTCTTTGCCATGCTACCATTTGTTTCTTCAAAATTTGGTTTTCAAGTTTCGTTTATAGCTGGATACTGCTTTGTGATATTAACTGCTACTGCTTATGATTGGTTTTACCGTAACGTAACAATGAAGAACACTTTCATTAATGCTGTAGTTAGACTTGTGTTACCTAGGCTAGGTATTGATGGAAATACCAGCAAATGGATAGGCCTGGCTTTTGCATTCATACAACAGATGGTACAGAGATTtcttatttattcatttttcttttttgctatGCTTAAATTGATCGGTGAATGATGtcacattttaaatttccGTTTCCTGTctgaatgtttttaaaacaaatatcgGTATTATGTTATGACTACTGTACCTGTTTCAAAACCTTAACATTTGGTTATCACAGTGCTTGGTTAATATCGCATTGCTCTTTCATTTAAGTGTTGTGTGTCTATAAAAGAAAATCAATAACTATTAGGATTTCATAATGTGGAATTCAGATGAATTTTTACATGAAGATCCTTCGGTATCAAATATGTCCTCATCTTTGAATATCCCTCCAGATTATCTGCAACAGTTTATGCGAGGAGAATCATCTCTAGAAAGCCTTGCACAACTGAGACCTGCAAGCTATAATACTGGCCATGGTGGTAAGGAGTCGTCCAGTTATTACTACCGGTGCATAACAAGTCATTGTCATACGTTTAACACAACTTCTTTATTAGCCCTCAATTAACTAGACTGTTGGGATGTTGTGAGTTATTTAAAGCTATGTTGTTTTAAGATGACCAGGTCATGATTTCGACTACATCTTCATGGCTGCCATTACAAAGCCCAGATATATTTTCTTGCACAACTTCGTATGCTGGGTCTTCACTTGAAAGTGTGATTTCATCTCCATCAACTGCAACTCCTATCAATGATAGTGCAGCACATTCACACTCCACtttaatcaaacaaaaagaTGAAGAAACAATGTTTAGGTATTCCATATATTTCAACGAAGTTTCCATTTTTCTACCTGCTTGTGTCTCTATAAACGAtttatatataggtccaaatTCTGCTCGGAATAAGCATTGTATAAAAGCTTTAGTATTTGCTATTAGATCTCCACCACTGCCATCAAGCTCTCTTATGGAGCTAAGCACAGTAACACCAACACGAATAAGAAAGTCCCCAACACACATCATTAGTAAGTATTTTTAGATTAGAATTGTTATAATAGTCTGCCCAGGGGGCATAATGGTAAAAAAACTGCCTCGCAGTTACAACGCTCATACGGACATGAGTTCCATTCCCCAGGTGTGCTCTTGAGCAAGGCATTTAAATGACAGATCTGCAGTTTTTGTCAGTCCCATTCGTTTTACTCAAGTGCCTCGTTGGAAAAAAACATCGCAATTATCACAAAAGAGTGATTGTCTTATGCAAGCATTTGTCCACAAATCAATTGCATAAGCGTTGGGTACCTTCCATCACACCCATTGTTTACTGTaccttttcagtatatatttACTGCCATATGGCATGATGTGTGCTGATCGTCAAACACACCAACAGCTAGAGAGGCCATCGGTTATTATCAATGTCATcagtatttcaatttttactcAAAATAAATTGGATATTGAAAGGAAACTTAAAACTGTTAACTACCatccaatgttttttttcagtATCTACTATCCACCTTTATCgaataatttatatatatatatataccatattttcttgaataaaaAGTACCCGTGATCAGAAGGCACATAAAATAATACTAATAGATAACTGTGCAAAAGCTAGCAGCGtaaacagggttgccataccgtccttatttctaagatttgtccttattttaaaggtccgtgtcttagaaaatatgtttgtccttttttctaagaaatgtccttattttcactttcgtccttatttttagggcggaggtgggcacttttgtccttattttgggcattttgtcacctttagtataccattttgtaccaaagagataccaaaattatgaacatgcagatagtgtcttgttttttttttttttttttttttaggaacattggttgctttctcttgttgtgcactgtttaaggtggtattcctcgttcattttctagtcgtccttatttttgagttgagactgatggcaaccctgagcGTAAAACTTGAAAGAgtgaaaatgttgttttatcaaaaaaggGGACTCAAAGAAGTGGGTAACTGTTGATTAACAGGATTAGTAGCACAGTAATTTTAGTCCTTTCAATATTAGTAAATATGATCAATTAAATGTCTGGCAAAAAATATAGAACGTACCTTTGATAAGAAGGCGTCGTTGATTAGAAGCCgaataaaatgcttttaaaattaatagAAGCCATGTAAGTACGATGGAAGCACAGTAATGACTGAAAAAAGATGTTAAGCCCAGTGCCCAGTGCAACGAATTCCTGGGTCCAGCTCATTTCAGTTCTGAGCCCAAGAGAAGGTCATATTGCATTAGAAGGGCATgccttaaaatttaaatgggATGGGCGCAAAGAActtcatgttttttaaaacaatgcaattttGCTACTACTTTTTGACAAGCTTTGCCAAGTAGATTTAGCTTTTGCCTATCATTTCTTCTGCAATAAATTTACATCTCCAACACactatttcaattatttttggtttattgaTCACTTGCTAACATTACAACTATTATTTGCCAGCAAAGCACATTCCACGAAGACTATCATCTTTGGAGCAAGAAAACACTTTATCTGAAAATCCGCAAACATTTATTCGCGAAACCTCATTGCTAAGCTATGAAGATACAGCGATGGCTGAGGTACCAGTATCATGGATCATGCTACCTGCCTTCACATTGTATGCTAACTCCTGTCTTATTCATGTCAATATCTAAGTTTCCAGCAATACTACATCATGACGAACAGGCTAATGGATCAGGAGATTCAGCAAATCGGTATGGAATGGTGACAAGAGGATTTGACTCAGATTTCCCTTCCACGTCAGCTATATTTATGGCAGCCTCAACTCCTTCACAAGTATATTCCATTTAATCAATTAGTAATTTAGATTAAAatcaatatttaaatttttgttatttctctTTTTGTAGGTGACTCATACCAGTATCACAGAGACCAACATCTTAgacaacaattttgttaatgtGGATCCAACTGAGGACGAAGGTGCTTTTGGAATAATACCCTTCCAACCCTTTTAAAATTAGCTAACAGTGATAAATATATCTTTGGTGTAGACCGTGCTCTTTTTTGTTATGCCATGCGGATACTCTACTGTAATGATGTGTCAAGTGACACATGACCTTTTTAGACGACAATGATGAAGAAGACCAGATGATTGTCGACAAGATTCAACAAGATCTTGACATTGAACTTGTGAAAGAAACAagaaagcaagcaaacaaAGTATGAGAAAAATATTGATGTGACATGGCTGTACACAAAAAGATATATTTAAGTGaccaaaataatttacagGGTTCAGCTACCAAATTACCAAAAGAAGTTCGTGGTCTGATGGGAGAAGCAAACTTATGTTACGCTCGTGGGGATCATGAAGACGCAATAAAAATGTGCATGGAAGTAATTAGACTTGGTGAGAATTCAACCACTTTTTTATGGGGCAGTTTCAATCTGTTTAAATGAGTTTCCTAGCGCTCCCTGGACAAGAACTTTCTGCTTGGTTATTAACACTGTTACCGATTTTTTGAAGCTCCTTATGCTGGTGAGCCATTTGAAACCCTTGCTATGATATATGATGAACAAGGACAAACAGAACGTTCCTTGCAGTACAGCTTGTTAGCTGCTCATTTATCAAAAACTGATGCTGCCCAGTGGATGCATTTGGCAGAGATGTGTAAGAATCAAGGAGACGATGCAAAAGCTTTGAACTGTTACTCCAAAGGTATGCACCACTTAAGATAAATTAAAGTTTGACAGTGTTATGTTTTTCATTAATCTCTTTTGCAAAGCTTCaagtttttcattgttttttttttaatttcaaatttagcATCGAGACAACGTCCACAGGATCATAGCATTGTCATTGAATGCGCAAAGCTTCAGCAGAAAATTGGCGGTTTTAACAAAGCGATGGCCTTGTATAAAAGTGCCATCAGTCTTGCGCCATCAGACGATGGAGAAAGAGCAGTTCAACTTGCTCGTACTTTATCCAAGTTAGTGCCTAAGCTCATGTAACTTTAGTTAAATCCAATAGCTGGTAATCTGTTTATTGTTccatatttaaacaaatttcatgGTATGCTCTATTAATTAAGAGGTATGTTGTCTGCAGGGAATGTCATCGTGGCAAGGCTAATAGACTGGGAATTAATCTGTTGGAAGAAGCATTCAAAACCCATAGAAAGTACTTTGCGGATGAAGATGCCAACATGCTTTGTGAACTGTACTTGCTACAGAACGAATTAGATGCAGTAATAAAggtcatttttatttatgtttagtttttgttgtaaagCTTTCACAGGTATATGGTTTCTTATTGAGTACCAGCACTATTTATCGAGTGTGACCCTGACTCTAttcaattaactttgtttACTTACAGCTGCTAATGGACCACTGCCAACTTGAAGTTAAATTGGAAGATCAATGTTCTAGCTTTGGTTTGTTAAATTCATTTTGTCATCAGCATACATCATCGttgtaaattaattttgtaaacCAGAAAATGAATGCAATTTTTGACTCGGACTTCTGTCAAATATGCTTTTTGTAGATTTTGAAAGAATAATGAAAATTTCAATCCCAGCAAGTATGCCGGTTGATCTCTCATGTAAGGTTGCCGTAGCAGGAATAGCATCGAAGAAGCAAGAGCTTGTGAAAGATATTGTTGCAAACATTTGCCAGCATGATCCTTCTAACGTTGGTAAGTCAACTGCACAATTGATATGTTTTACTTTCCGCCCTTTTTGGtttgaaagatttttctcagttaattttacaaacattatACATGGTTTACAATTTTACATACTGATAGCTTTTGGTTGTCCCTCGTGTCTAGTTTTGTTCAAGTTCAGGTCCACGAAGAGTTCTGCCTTACTTTCACAAAACTATAAATGGCCACAACATTTAGTTTGTTTCTAGGCGACCTTCAATTTGAGATCGCAGAAACATACATGGCGATAGATGACTTTTCAAAAGCGCTTCTTATTTTGGACAAGTTGGTAAGATCTGAAGATCTATCCCTTGCTGCTGTTTGGTTGCGTCATGCAGAATGTCATTCGAAATTGGGAAATATCAAAAGTGCTCTTTCAAGTTATAAGCAATGTGTTGAGCTTGCGCCTGGGCATTTTGCTGCTCAACTTGCTTATTCAGAGATGTTAAGAAAGGAACAAAAGTTTGTCGAAGCAATCCACGTGAGCATTccataattttttgctttattttttacaaagcatAAAGCACATTTCGCTATGGTGAAAGTTATATCTTGAataatgttttattataaatgtaTTTATCTAATTCTAATCGTTTGCAATATTGGCcatttcatgtttttaaaagtggCGACTTATTTTGGTTTGCgagcaatttacaattataaaataTGTGTTAAAACGCTCTTCTCAGACTTTAGATGTTGCTGAAAACTATGAGATAGACCCCAAGGaacatatgaaattgcacacGGAGCGTTACAGAGTGCTAAAGATGTGGGGGGACAAATCGGATGCTTTTAGGTGATGTATGAAGTTAATTATTCAATCATAAACCAATTGCACCACATGTATTGTTGGCATAAAAACTTTGACTTGGGTATACGGAAGAAGACGTTTGTAATCACATTGCACGAAGcagtaaagtttttatcttttttaactttttacttcatgttattaattattattagagAAAAACTTGCGCTCGCTGCTGACACTGCACTGATGatgtttgcaaacaaatgcCAAAATGCTTTCAAAGAAGGAAAGgtattttgtttcattcaaaattctgctaaacattttttaaatgccGAAATTTATCCAATGTTCGAACCATGCTGTAACCCCTCAGTTTACCAAATGTTCACTTTCCATTGATTAAGTTCTTGTTTTTCTCAGTTCTACGTATTGGCAAGGGAAGTTGTATCTTCTAATCCGATGGCAGGTACGGGCTTTGACATAAACTCAGCCATAAACAAGCATCAGATAGCTACTTTCAAATGTTTGCttgattttaacttttgtaggaaatttaaaaataattaggAAGTTAGACATATTTAATCAATCTGATGAAGTGGaaagtttgattttgaaaGGAGACACTTCCATCTATGAGAATGAACACTGGCTAGAATTCTTTAATGTGAGTTATCCTGCAGTTTTCGTGTTTTTTCTTGTTGCTTGAAAACTTTGCAATTCACTATTCATGCAGACTACCTTTCAACTTTACAAACTTGTAAAATTAAGTTCTAACTACAAAAATCTCTTTAAGGTATTCAATATTGTGTTAACATCTCTGCGATGTAATTTATGTTTATCTGTGGTTCTAGGTTAGTGTTTGATGTTTACCATCACGATTTTCGATTCCTATTGTGCATATTAAGTCAGTCTTTTACATGTTTATGAATAGTATCATTTTGTCAGGAAACTGTTGCTCTATTGGTGCGCTGTAGAAGATTTCGGGACGCAGTTAATTTAGGTGAAGTGGCATTGCTTGTATCTAAATGGTATGATCACATTCCTACCAGAAGGCAATTGGAGTGCGTCGTCTTTTCAATTTGTATGATATCTGGCCACTACCAGAAAGCTTACATATATATCAGGTAGAACTTGAATAGAAACAGCAGCAGATTAACTATATGCCGCATACGGCTATGTCTTTAATTGATGGTTTTCCAACatattattgcaaaaaaattttgcgcTTATGTTTCAATGCTTTGTTTAGATCTTGGATACATAACAAATTACAACTAAATGAAGAATGCAACTATATATGGAACATATTCAGTCAGCTTATTGCGAAAACTGGAGATCATAGACACCAAAAGTTCTGTATGCGGTTGTTATTAAAGGTTGATGGCATAGCATGTGGTATTTTATCTATCTATTGGAATATAGTAATATactattttgtaataaaaaaattttaacttctaTTTTAGCATCCGGATAATCATCCCTTGATTGTTTTGAATGGACACAACTTTCTGGTCTCTGGTGTATACAAAACAGCACTACGGGAATATCTGTGCGTGCATAGAAAGGTAGtaccataaaacaaaaactggtcGACCATTAATCGCTAAATTCGCCGATTTTCTTTCacttatataggcctatgtgttTAGTTTCCAAATGAACCGCTTTATTTGATGATGCTGGGTATTGCATTTATAAACATAGCATCGCAGAAGTACACCCAATATAAGCATTCCATTATTGCCCAATCACTCGCTTGCTTTCACAAGTATTTGAAGGTATTTTAGCTTATCCAGTACTTGCTGTAGTTTTCAACTTAACCCTGGTATTCATTtgactttatttatttactatgTTTATACACATAGGCGGTTGATTATGATATTTTACATGTTGAAGGCTCGAAAGTTTCCGCAAGAGTGTTATTACAACATTGGGCGAGCCATGCACCAAATCGGTTTGGAACATTACGCCATCCATTATTATGAAAAGGCATTAGAAGCTCCAGTTGCTGAGTTTGAATCCACAGCGAACCCAGACTGTTCTTTTGACTTAGATTTAAGAAGAGAAATAGGTTTTAACATGTCCCTTATCTATAGAAAAAGTGGGAATATTGCCTTGGCGAATGAAACGCTTGCAAGATATTGCGTTGTTTAGTTAATCATCTGTTGTCTAGGAAGCAGACCTGGTGACCAAAAAGATATACATTTCTACACAAAACACTTCGCATTATGTGCAATAAATgctatttataaaattatggATAAAGTGCTAATTTAAAGTGAACGAGGCTAGCATGAGTTCGAGGCGCGTAAAATCGACAGACTTCCAGAAGCAATACATGTTGCATTTACAATTGACGTGTCAGTCGGTTCAAAGTGTGAGGTCAAAAATGTCTAAATCCCATGAAACAGAAGCAAGTACTGTAGTGCGATACATTGTTCGATGATCCAATACACAGCATCCTGTTAATGCCGATTTCAATTGTGTTTGTCCGCTCAATGGCAGTTGCAACGCAAGGCTCGCAATGATAAGACTCTTATTCGGTTCCCAGCCACGCTGCCCTTATAACGCCTTGAGAAAGGGATTGGTcgatgacaattagcacaggTCCAAAGGAACAATTCCAAAAAggatataaaaaaatgtttgtgtcaGTAGGAACTTGCACAAGGACAAGCTAGGCGAGAGGGCCCGATTGGTCAGTTGTCATTGCTGAAAGTTTTGAAAGAGTTTTGTTCGGTCCGACCATAAAGATTGTGATAACATAAGCCTACCATCATCTTACGCAAGGTAGTTGCCTGGTTTAATTTCGTTCGATGTCTAACGTTGTGTATTAAGTGTGTATGAAGAGTTCGTTTGAAAATCGCCACCTTTTTAAGCTCATCTCATTCTCTGCCAGACGGGTCTCAGCTTTCTCAGGGGAAGTTCAGGTGGTGGCAAAGACATTACCACTCCGCTATTGTGAACTTCCGCTGGCTGAGCAACAATATTCTTGGGTTTGATGTGGCCGCTAACGTCATAAAATCCTTCTATTACGGTAGGCGATGTCATTGATCCGTCTTGGTGAGCTTCGCGTAATTTTTGCTTGATGAATTGTTTCACCGATCCATTTATGACGTTTCGGGAAGATGGTCTACGCCAAGTTTCTATACCATCCGTTGGTTGCAAGTCCTTCGGGTCAGGCCGCACTTTTCGCTCCtgcaaatttaactttttgattAAGTCATTTAACTTTGGTTGGCACTAGGTAGCATTTTGCAACAACAAAGCCTATCGAtactatgaataaaggtggtcaatttttaaaacacacaTGCTTGAGCTATCACTCGAGCCATTttagaaagtttaaaaatgactCGACTATTACGATTACGATATTCCTTTTGGGAGGAAAAAAAGCTCTCATTAAAACGAATTTAAATGAATCAAAACGAGAATTGAAAAAAACGAATTCACAAAATGGATTAATTTTATCCAAGCTGCTTTAACATAGGCTGCACCTCTTTGAAGAAGCGTTCCTTGCTTACTTTGGTGTAACAACTTTCTGGCAAATAGCCCATATTGACTACCATTTTAGTTTATATAGGAATTTGTTTTTAGCAGAAAATAACTTAGGACAGTTACTCGTGGCCAGCCTTAACAAACACGAGGCCCAACACAAGAATTGATGTGCTAGAcctataattaataataacgtaaaccaaatatcaattcTCAGCAAATCAGCTCCCATCAAAACTTTGTTGGTGATAcattttcaccaaaacattttctttcaagaagaaattgaaaaataacactgtgatttgcataaaataaaattcaaacttttagttttgtttttgtgcagCTGAGCAGCGTGGGGACCCGAAAAAGGCTGCTGGGCCAACGCAGTCGCATCGCCCTGCTGTTACTTGTCAGGTTCTAACTTGAACAGAAGCTGGAAATGCTTTGATTTATACTATTTTTATAGATGATTCTCTGGTTAGCATTATTTATGCAGGTATGAAAGCATATGAGTAAAATTAGGCCTACAAGTGTCAAGTTTCAGTCGCAACTGCTTTAAATGGTTATATTCAGGTGTAGGCCTACCCAATGGTTAGGTTAATGTTTGACTGTTTGCTGTGTTGGTATAAAGATGGCTGGTTAAATTCATACAAGCTCTGTAACTGGTGATCAAGTGATGAAGAATCATTGCCCAGTAAGTCCTACAAAGAGTTTTCTGTCTAAAGTCAGTTTTCTCAAATTTCGGTGTATATTGTGATGAAATATGTGAGTAGCCTAGTTTTCAGCTAATTTCACAACACAACAGCTAGTTATGGTAAGATCGAAGACTCACCTGTCTCGTTGGCAGCCTGTCTGTTAGTTTTCGTCGCAGAGCTACTTCACCAAGTGTTGGAGATGTAATT includes the following:
- the LOC143460844 gene encoding LYR motif-containing protein 2-like; the protein is MASRIPTAVPSLKQFLKRQEVLGLYRDIIRAINNFDNKSDKNYFLAWTREEFKKYKYETDGDVINFQIARARKTLKDLSVSMNLSK
- the LOC143460830 gene encoding general transcription factor 3C polypeptide 3-like yields the protein MWNSDEFLHEDPSVSNMSSSLNIPPDYLQQFMRGESSLESLAQLRPASYNTGHGDDQVMISTTSSWLPLQSPDIFSCTTSYAGSSLESVISSPSTATPINDSAAHSHSTLIKQKDEETMFRSPPLPSSSLMELSTVTPTRIRKSPTHIITKHIPRRLSSLEQENTLSENPQTFIRETSLLSYEDTAMAEFPAILHHDEQANGSGDSANRYGMVTRGFDSDFPSTSAIFMAASTPSQVTHTSITETNILDNNFVNVDPTEDEDDNDEEDQMIVDKIQQDLDIELVKETRKQANKGSATKLPKEVRGLMGEANLCYARGDHEDAIKMCMEVIRLAPYAGEPFETLAMIYDEQGQTERSLQYSLLAAHLSKTDAAQWMHLAEMCKNQGDDAKALNCYSKASRQRPQDHSIVIECAKLQQKIGGFNKAMALYKSAISLAPSDDGERAVQLARTLSKECHRGKANRLGINLLEEAFKTHRKYFADEDANMLCELYLLQNELDAVIKLLMDHCQLEVKLEDQCSSFDFERIMKISIPASMPVDLSCKVAVAGIASKKQELVKDIVANICQHDPSNVGDLQFEIAETYMAIDDFSKALLILDKLVRSEDLSLAAVWLRHAECHSKLGNIKSALSSYKQCVELAPGHFAAQLAYSEMLRKEQKFVEAIHTLDVAENYEIDPKEHMKLHTERYRVLKMWGDKSDAFREKLALAADTALMMFANKCQNAFKEGKFYVLAREVVSSNPMAGNLKIIRKLDIFNQSDEVESLILKGDTSIYENEHWLEFFNETVALLVRCRRFRDAVNLGEVALLVSKWYDHIPTRRQLECVVFSICMISGHYQKAYIYIRSWIHNKLQLNEECNYIWNIFSQLIAKTGDHRHQKFCMRLLLKHPDNHPLIVLNGHNFLVSGVYKTALREYLCVHRKFPNEPLYLMMLGIAFINIASQKYTQYKHSIIAQSLACFHKYLKARKFPQECYYNIGRAMHQIGLEHYAIHYYEKALEAPVAEFESTANPDCSFDLDLRREIGFNMSLIYRKSGNIALANETLARYCVV